Genomic DNA from Phyllopteryx taeniolatus isolate TA_2022b chromosome 10, UOR_Ptae_1.2, whole genome shotgun sequence:
taacaaataaattaaagatGTGGCCTTCTTGCACTTCTGCAAGATATAAAAGACGTGTTGACATTGATCGTGAATCTAACCTCCTTTGCATCCATGACTGTGCCCACTCCAACAGTCAGTGCCATGGTGGGCACTTTGGAGAGGTCTCCATCAAAGAATCTGGCGTTGGCCACAATTGTGTCCCTTGCCAAAGTCTTCATCCTCGTCCTAGACACCAGGCTTGATCCGGGCTCGTTAAAGGCTATGTGGCCATCTGGCCCGATTCCTAAGGTGACAGGAAGAACATTTGTGTGACGTAACAGATTGATGTCTTGATTCCTCCACAAGATAAGATGTCGTAAACACACGATTGCTTAATCTGGGCTTCGTTCGATACCTCCAACAAACAGCTCAATGCCCCCGGCTGCTGTTATTTTCTCCTCGAAGGCGTCACACTCAGCTTGCAAGTCTGCAGCGTTGCCGTCGAGGATGTGCGTGTTCTCTGCTCGTATGTCGATGTGCTTGAAGAAGTTATTCCACATGAAGGAATGGTAGCTCTCGGGGTGATCTCTGGGAAGTCCTGGATTTTTGGGTTTTAACAAAGTGCATTGGTCAAACATTAAAGGGGCCATATTATGGGAAATTGACTTTTGATTATTTGGATACAAAACGTTGGGTCTCTGACACACATGCCAACGCATTAAGTGTGAACTTAAACAACCAACTACAGTGATACCTTGAATCAAGAGTTTATTTTGTTCGCAAGTCAATTTATCTGCATATACGATCaattttctccattgaaatgaacagaaatgtaaataatatgTTCCAAACCCCCCAACACTCATCCTAAAAATTctgttacatattttttaacctggaaaaatagcactgtattgtataaaaacatgaaCAGAATCTAAAGCATTTAGCTGGTtttattaattgtaattaaGCTGAAAGTATCATACATACACTGGAGTATTcgtgtgttgatgtgtgccttCTAGGGGCGTGGCATAGAGAGTGACATCATGAGCCGGAGTCACTCGGGTTGGCCAGTTAGTTCAGTGTGAGTGTCTGCCGTCTACTTTATTTACCTTGCAAGTATCATTCggatatttgtgttttgacTGCTTATAATGTTCAATAAATGTCTTAAAGTCCATCTGCAactacccccctcccccccccccccccacacacacactcataactcATATTTTGGCTTGCGGCATAAAGCAAAGACAACGACCAAGCAACGGCTCGTAGGGTCTCAGTTATCTGcgtatttctgaaaatgtgtctatgaGTGAGCGTTTTTACACTTCCGTCGCACAGTTACATAACAGTGAGGCTGATTTAGTTTCTCAGCCAATAACTTGGCAGCTAAGTTCCAGAGctaaagaaacattttcaagcagcataatcatataaaaatcaAAAGGTATTGTGTGTTTGACCATGTGGGGGGGACATTGGGGCAGGATGAGGGTTGGCTCACTTGCATGACAAAACGagctgatttcagcaagacaggGAATATGGTGTAAAAACTGTTTTCATTcctgatccttggggtattttgacacaAGCACAGTCACAGACAGGATATTAAGATAACTGGGAACTGTTGATAAAGGGGgaggaaacaatgcaaaaaaaattctccttTAGAAAGTGATGACTTACCCACATATTCATCCATGTTGAACGTCTTGACATACTGGAAAGAGAGTTCTCCTTTCTTGTAATACTCAATCAGTTTCTTATAACAGCCTAATGGAGTGCTTCCTGGAGGTGAGCAAAAGAAAAAGCTTTGATTGCAACATTTGATTCTACTAGGGCCTGTTGTAGCTAATTCACTGGTCTTGTGCATAGACGATTCCATATTGTTAGTGTAAAATTTGTAAAACCGTGGGGCTGTCAGATACTCACCAGTAGGAAGACCAAGGGTGAAACATCGGGAGGGTCCAGGTTTGAAAAGTAAAATCTTATTCCTGATGTACTTTGCTGCCCACTCGCTCGACGCGTCGTAGTCATTGAGGATAATCAGTTTCATTTTCccgtttgtaaaaaaaaaaaaaggagttatAGCAGTTTATCTGAAGTTAACCACGATGCATTTGAGGACAAAACACACCTACATCAGACTTTAGACTAATCAGACTTTAGACTCATCTAGCAACCTAATCTAGTTACAGTACGTTTAGAATAATGATGTTGTATTAGAGTTGCAAAAATAAGCTACACAAAAACTTTCAGAAGACAAAGCTAAAACTTTAACGACAGTACAGAAAATAGTTGCGGGTTGCTACTGCCtcaaagtgtgtgcgtgcgcggtTTGTTCGGTCATGTGATCCGTGCTGTGGCGGATGGATACTAGTGATGTTCCGGCTCTTCAGAGAAGCGGCTTTCTTGGGTCGGCTCACTTAAAAGGCTCCCAAACGGCTCCTCAGATTTTGTCGTTGCTTAAATTATTACcagcaaaaatgtaaaacaatgcgCAAAATAAATTactactgtaaaaaataaataaaattaaaaaacgtgcattttttaatttagatGTTTATAATGTAATCATCAAATTATTTACGGAAGTCACCACGGAAATGACGTCACGTTGTATCCTCTCCGCGTTGGCGGCTAGCCGTTTGCTAGCATCCTAACTCATTTGGAACAAAGATTTAAGGTTTCAAATAGGATTGATAATTAAAATTTGTATTCTCGCAAACACGTTTGTCTTACCAGCTGAATGTAAACTTGATATGCTTAGTGTTTCGACGTAACATTCAACAAAATCTGCGCAGTGTTTCTtgaggcttaaaaaaacaaaactgaaaaacttgaGGCTTCATGTGCACACAAACCCCTCTGCTGGTCAAAAACGTAAATGCCTTTTAAACTGTAAGGCCCCTTGGAGCATATTCACTGCGAatagaaataaaacacattcattTGATTTCGTGTGGTTCATCCAttcatcaaatgtttttaattaatgtgTGAGTAATGGAGACAGAGGTATATTTTTAATTACTACCAGTATGAATTCAGACGATGATTAAATAAGTACAATAGGACATGCGATGTCCTGTTAGAAGTGTTGCAGTGTTTTCAAAGGACGGGACAGAAATGGGACATCAATTGTGCTTGTGAAAACTGGGGTGATTTTGTCAGGGGCAGACTTACCATTAGGAAAACACAGGCAATTGTCTGCAACTGTGAGATTCCCAGACTGGGGCTTCAAACATCTCAtaaaaactgatttaaaaagttTTCTTTGATTTAATGTGATTATTGTTTTGGTCTTAATTCACTCCcttaaaaacatcaaaatgctTAATCTTTCATGCAAGTTTCGGATGCTCGCCATCCCTTCTCGTGCAATGGACTATTCAATCTTCTTACTAGGCATATGCAGACTTGATTAAGGAGGAAGGGAGCAAAACAAGAGAGGCCAGAGGAAAACATCCAtcttccgaaccgcttatcctcactggagtCACGGGTCTGCTGGCGCCCATCTCAGATgaattcgggcgagaggcggggccaGGTTTGAACAGGGACCTTAGCACTGttcggcagatgtgctaaccaaccGTGCACTGTGCTGCCCCTGAAGACAACAGTTTTTATTAAAACTACCAAAGGTTTCAACCATTTTCAGTGACACTGCATAaccagggcttgacattaacttTTTTTGCTCATCAGCCACTGTGGCTACTGGTTTCCCAGAGTTTCTAGCagtcaacattttgaaaaagcatTGGTCAATGGGGCAGGGTGTTGATTGAtaacattggtatttttttggtAACATCATGGCCGACCCGGATTACCACTATGCGCATGTGCATCATCATAGAAGGCAGACAAGCGCAGCATCAGCGGGAGGCTACGGGGGCAgttttgagagaaaaacaaagcttcaaaaaataaacaatgacatcgattattaaatacatttccaaCAATTTGATTCTGAGCAAAGGTTTTCCCAATCGAAAAGCATTCATCAACGGTGGATGGGGCTGGGCGGTGCTGAGCGAAACCAGCCAAAGTGGCTTGTGGGAGTGCCAGTCTGCCACGCTAGAAATTGACCCGCAGTTAGCAGGTGGGCGGGcgttaatgtcaagccctgtGCGTAACGACAATGTCACACTCTTTAGTTGATGAACAAGTATTGCAATTTTTTGCAGTACACACAAGTGGAGGGTCACATGACTGGGGTTGCCTTGGATATCCAAATGACTAAAAATGCCCCTGTTCATTGTTATACAGAAACAATAGTTTTTCTACTGTGCTCAGACTCGGACTCAgtctgtttgttttcttgt
This window encodes:
- the gnpda1 gene encoding glucosamine-6-phosphate isomerase 1, translating into MKLIILNDYDASSEWAAKYIRNKILLFKPGPSRCFTLGLPTGSTPLGCYKKLIEYYKKGELSFQYVKTFNMDEYVGLPRDHPESYHSFMWNNFFKHIDIRAENTHILDGNAADLQAECDAFEEKITAAGGIELFVGGIGPDGHIAFNEPGSSLVSRTRMKTLARDTIVANARFFDGDLSKVPTMALTVGVGTVMDAKEVMILITGAHKAFALYKAIEDGVNHMWTVSAFQQHPQTVFVCDEDATLELRVKTVKYFKGMMHVHNKLVELPDLEPKK